In Paenibacillus larvae subsp. larvae, the following proteins share a genomic window:
- a CDS encoding VRR-NUC domain-containing protein has protein sequence MLEKHLERKLTKEINAIGGLALKWVAPGHRGVPDRIIILPGGRTAFVEMKAPGGQPRPLQVKWHNTLRGLGHTVAVIDSLEGIERFVKNVAE, from the coding sequence ATGTTAGAAAAACATCTGGAAAGGAAACTGACTAAAGAGATTAATGCGATCGGTGGACTTGCCCTCAAGTGGGTGGCTCCCGGTCATAGAGGGGTGCCCGACAGGATTATCATTCTGCCAGGTGGGCGGACGGCATTTGTGGAAATGAAAGCACCTGGAGGGCAACCAAGACCATTGCAAGTAAAGTGGCACAACACACTCAGGGGCTTAGGGCACACCGTAGCTGTCATCGATAGCCTCGAAGGGATAGAACGATTTGTGAAGAATGTGGCTGAATGA
- a CDS encoding virulence-associated E family protein, protein MLELDIAFGKNRSDKNWKNEFLTWDEFVDRLREVRRTGETMAEYSKMDNINKARVKDGPAFVGGFIRGGRRKKENLETRSLITLDVDQGDENFLFCCDLVLDDTAYAVYTTHSHRPKKPKYRLIIPTDRTMNPDEYAAVSRKIAEQIGMQYFDKTTFDVHRLMYLPSCSNDAKPILEVFEGEPLGVDEVLGEYLDWKDPLEWPRHESDKAKRRTAAKMEDPRAKQGLVGVFCRCYTISEAIDEFLPGVYEPTEQANRYTYVGSSSYGGLVIYDDDTFAYSHHESDPISGREVNAFDLVRIHKFGQLDDKASEKTNITKLPSYTAMRAFANEDKKVKRERWDELSEHCDNISEEEDEDDDAWVDKLKMNQNTGYPHATSGNVELILSHGEWKKVLAYDAFGNTEVVRKKLPWRERERPWEDYEPWLASDDRRLQHWFGKKYDIKAAGMIQNAFTEVAHMNKFHPIIEYLEAQDWDGTKRIDTLFIDYLGADNTPYTREVTRKMLVAAVKRLYEPGCKFDYMLVLVGAQGAGKSTIIQKLAMRWFSDSLKTFDTKEAGEHLQSAWIFEFGELAGMTKAEVDEIKQFITKRSDKYRVAYDRVITDFPRKCVFFGSTNNWDFLKDPTGNRRFWPVSVKPERRTKNVFEDLTEHEIGQIWAEALQAYRRGERITLSPEVEKEAPGIQESHMEEDPRFGIIQEWLDSPAQDEWAEEPTYRERVCATQILTECLGHRKGTTRPWESKEIVNIMRRMPGWEEAKGRIRIPGYGIQTTFKRCSK, encoded by the coding sequence ATGCTAGAGTTAGATATTGCATTCGGCAAAAATCGATCAGATAAAAACTGGAAAAATGAATTCTTAACCTGGGATGAGTTTGTAGACCGCTTGCGCGAAGTCCGCCGCACAGGTGAAACCATGGCGGAATACAGCAAGATGGATAATATCAATAAAGCCAGAGTAAAGGATGGACCTGCCTTTGTAGGCGGGTTTATCCGTGGTGGTAGGCGCAAAAAGGAAAACCTAGAGACCCGTAGCCTCATTACGCTAGATGTAGATCAGGGAGATGAGAACTTTCTGTTTTGCTGTGATTTGGTGCTGGACGATACGGCATATGCGGTTTACACAACCCATAGCCACCGTCCCAAGAAGCCTAAGTATCGTTTAATCATCCCGACTGATAGAACCATGAATCCGGATGAGTATGCAGCTGTCAGCCGGAAAATAGCGGAGCAGATCGGTATGCAGTACTTTGACAAGACAACGTTTGATGTGCATCGGCTCATGTATTTGCCGTCATGTTCCAATGATGCAAAGCCTATCTTAGAGGTGTTTGAGGGTGAGCCGCTTGGAGTCGATGAGGTCTTGGGTGAATACCTTGATTGGAAAGATCCGCTTGAGTGGCCCCGGCATGAGTCTGACAAAGCTAAGCGACGTACAGCCGCCAAAATGGAGGATCCGAGGGCTAAACAAGGACTTGTAGGTGTCTTCTGCCGTTGCTATACGATCTCAGAGGCAATAGATGAGTTTTTACCAGGTGTATATGAGCCTACAGAGCAAGCAAACAGATACACCTACGTTGGGTCAAGCAGCTACGGAGGACTTGTGATCTATGATGACGACACCTTTGCCTACAGTCATCATGAGAGTGACCCGATCAGTGGACGAGAGGTAAATGCCTTTGATCTGGTTCGTATTCATAAATTTGGTCAATTGGATGATAAGGCTAGCGAGAAGACAAATATCACAAAGCTGCCAAGCTATACAGCCATGCGAGCTTTTGCTAATGAAGACAAGAAGGTCAAAAGAGAGAGGTGGGATGAACTATCTGAACATTGCGACAATATAAGTGAGGAAGAAGACGAAGATGACGATGCCTGGGTCGATAAGCTGAAAATGAACCAAAATACCGGGTATCCGCACGCTACGTCTGGCAATGTAGAACTGATCTTATCTCATGGCGAATGGAAAAAAGTGCTGGCGTATGATGCTTTCGGAAACACAGAAGTGGTGCGGAAAAAGTTACCGTGGAGGGAACGGGAAAGACCTTGGGAAGATTATGAACCTTGGCTGGCATCGGATGACAGACGGTTGCAGCATTGGTTTGGCAAAAAGTATGACATAAAAGCAGCCGGTATGATCCAAAACGCATTTACGGAGGTAGCGCATATGAATAAATTTCATCCGATTATTGAATATCTGGAAGCCCAGGATTGGGATGGAACGAAACGTATCGATACACTTTTCATCGATTATCTAGGGGCTGATAATACCCCCTATACCCGGGAAGTTACCCGAAAAATGCTGGTGGCTGCCGTAAAAAGGCTGTATGAACCCGGGTGCAAATTTGACTACATGCTGGTTCTGGTCGGCGCACAAGGCGCTGGTAAAAGCACGATTATTCAGAAATTAGCTATGCGCTGGTTTAGTGATTCACTCAAGACCTTTGATACCAAAGAGGCAGGGGAGCATCTTCAAAGTGCATGGATATTTGAGTTTGGGGAGTTAGCCGGAATGACTAAAGCTGAAGTAGATGAAATTAAGCAATTCATCACTAAACGTAGTGATAAGTATCGGGTAGCTTATGACCGGGTTATTACAGATTTCCCGAGGAAATGCGTGTTTTTTGGGTCTACGAATAACTGGGACTTTCTGAAAGACCCGACAGGAAACCGCCGTTTCTGGCCCGTATCAGTCAAGCCTGAACGTAGAACAAAGAACGTGTTTGAGGACCTCACAGAGCACGAAATAGGGCAAATATGGGCAGAGGCGCTGCAAGCCTACCGAAGAGGGGAACGGATTACACTGTCTCCAGAAGTGGAGAAAGAAGCGCCTGGTATCCAGGAAAGCCACATGGAAGAAGATCCGCGTTTTGGGATTATCCAGGAGTGGTTAGACTCACCTGCGCAGGACGAGTGGGCAGAGGAACCTACGTATAGGGAGCGTGTCTGTGCAACCCAAATACTAACCGAATGCCTTGGTCATCGTAAGGGGACAACCAGACCGTGGGAGTCAAAAGAAATTGTAAATATTATGCGCCGTATGCCTGGCTGGGAGGAAGCTAAAGGGCGTATTCGCATACCGGGTTATGGTATTCAGACCACATTTAAGCGTTGCAGTAAGTAG